The segment GCAATCGAGATCGGCCGAATTTCCCCTTCCATCGCCAAAGCCCTCAACGAGAAGTCGAGGGTTTTGAAGTCCGGCCAATCGCACGCGTCTTCCGAACGATCTCACTGAAGATCTGCTCCATCGGTCGGTAGTTCTCATCTAACCCCGCCTTCACAGCCGAAAAATACGCCTGGCGCGTTCTCCCCTGGACAGAACTGAAATCCAACAGTGGCAGTCCCGCCTGGAGCGCCATCAACGTCGCGAGGATCCGCGCCACGCGACCGTTGCCGTCCCGAAATGGGTGGATCAACACTAATTCGACGTGGACCACAGCGAGCGCCTTGACCACCCGAGCTTGAGTCCGGAACCTGCAGGGCGTGTATCGCCCTAACAGCTTCTGCTCAAATTGCCGCATCAAGTTCGGTATCCGTTCCGCCGGCGCGAAAGGAAACTCTCCCTTACTGAGGTTGACGCTCCGGTAGTGTCCTGCCCAGACGTAGACACGTCCCAACCATACCCGGTGCATTTGGCA is part of the Candidatus Omnitrophota bacterium genome and harbors:
- a CDS encoding Fic family protein, whose protein sequence is MASMRFKRTGRYDVSGLVEAQFEPGSHGRVLRNVLGITRQSEMDTLEAQLLEEATDALVRTHDRHHRFTAADLCQMHRVWLGRVYVWAGHYRSVNLSKGEFPFAPAERIPNLMRQFEQKLLGRYTPCRFRTQARVVKALAVVHVELVLIHPFRDGNGRVARILATLMALQAGLPLLDFSSVQGRTRQAYFSAVKAGLDENYRPMEQIFSEIVRKTRAIGRTSKPSTSR